One segment of Drosophila ananassae strain 14024-0371.13 chromosome 3R, ASM1763931v2, whole genome shotgun sequence DNA contains the following:
- the LOC6498240 gene encoding HEAT repeat-containing protein 1 homolog, with product MSTALAQQLKKLAAPQTSIPLADARSRASILFDPKEAATKDRRAIYDIGVAGLQELTELNPAFKEFHLTLFDEATLTLERAVELPEVNKMLDTAIGKFLRLLSPYLLLRPAHMAFEWLLRRFQVHEYNRRAVMGLILPYHETKVFVEVLKTMRIRTTDADWAWLRRLQRPGAPLAKSAIVNRAANNPAFLGFICKTTQKSVKELGPRAYQLQAQINFYATVVVGALQTAQPLQDWHVTTILESLLKSLVSDNVDFMAAAYVIVAQLVSRTKLKSKVCNALLERVGNCPFERLQNESLLLLLCIYGKQQHAVPHFTPGTILNLVGQKWLIPALTSLAKGNIAIQSICIPLMTGAVAAIREDDPASVTHKQFLDNLLSEVPLATPCAQQLINCFLDCFVATEAPEPMDTADYNDDTIIIDSDDEAETEKTSFDTWYSSYLEKLERRYPTAFDLCVKEALRAKSKTSNRQQALKIALGFRLNTSDEKAKSAYEKLYHYSSDWRLNAVQQLLKSLNLPKKRERSVKLLQECLLDRINDDSGAVVAALLGLPTETMVEILEPLELAKTLCRLVQRAQSEKDAEWQAVVPLAVHHLTTSHVSGHYDSNLVLLALMPLLFPEKSLTKAEHQALLIVLGSEFAGRVSFLGELKVTQNFEEFKLNEHRQHFLDIISGTEQELVSQERALLQSIEDHGGEAYLQDASQLTHLLLLLTAYAKRELPAKESLHMLEKISLYSPRIQFRIVKGHGSAQEFVPLQLYLDFLLTLVKNTKWTSLASVPWTEITDELRLCLRLLEIHCKQVFVERSDQSEHLEWTRSLQQCLTLILPSAQDRLDLLTNFYIFERLPELWPRNLDYTVFRLQGFLLLDAVLSNQKSQLDCSLVHVLRVANACGSPLQTLRLQAINTLQLMSTRKLVGHVEQLVRLLLQRRSELGMDHEQYALILYTILEPENATAKEKLVLSKLKRAVLALASDPEQAPTCTAALLTALKHVNNEHFLGELLPLGLASLKKITAAVGEQQLKQLPWPHSDIYKSVMERFEGNVALNVLLQKPLAWELLEASFAHHDAYIQLEKKLQPLPCVLLNSLTPETFERLQAQHKVALIKLIVEAATLSDNDSIFLASHRLLKRCRLECKPLVPILAEMAASKGLKPQQARAKPTNKRRSGGEALQLDLTSLSWKKGMTLLELLEHKKLLVGAELLIPALFDLLQGCVTLEEHSAAEYPKQLILTSLLHSCQMAQAAGIQLAKTLPESSFRIELVVQCLRNTRNPQTQQHALLFLAHCAGMYPQQVLHKIVEIFTFVGSTVARHDDAFSLHIIHNVVESIIPILLQTTGQKEQLIIPVLKVFADICTDVPVHRRLPLYATLFRVLDPKEHLWQFLCILFEAQVMLEQGSKKGSTEKSRLDFASELTLMFEDPAVGLQTAVRLLDYLAKLPANKGTQLTAEARNSSVLDTEQKLFDVRNNSFKQLRHYKYLIMEFLSGISSSKEWQAKMKRPDPTELLPHYQDFILNTLAYVGVVNGAIVSTAETPLLQKYWRVLANYAHDVLDNAIGLLAPEHFLSVITELLQHDLVHVRIKVLELLVTKLGPTNDYFQQSPPDHFGVLFAPLESIINGILEGGAANAQHAQLQQTALHALQLLAHRHGRDFIDECRSLLATLTKITKRRSNVPKAVVGNVVLTLVEICASLKAHALAQLPKFAPQLTELLKEQVHHMTTQKTGPDYLCSTLVNALLKLFKALPLFLGPYLVDIIGALVRLGVQLDHPQLLQDKRAQALRSQLVEVWSAVAQGVEVRILVPSCSKAYSCLLEHQAYDEVGQLMQQLLLQCIRHNATQQLLPVQDALSELFLQALEFRLQVRGRGVDRQTVSEVEGAIAETFVTWILKLSEANFRPMYSRVHKWALESNEKETRLTYFLLTKRIAEALKSLFVLFASEFVDDSSRLLAEHNTLRAEFSAGDREDDVELLTAILGTLHNVFLHCSEDFINEHRFNALMTPLVDQLENDLVLGCEQLQQALTNCIAQLAVATNDVMWKQLNGQVLLKTRTPTPEVRILAFNTCVAIARKLGEGFAPLLPETVPFIAELLEDEHQRVEKNTRTAVQELESILGEPVQKYL from the exons ATGAGTACCGCATTGGCCCAGCAGTTGAAGAAACTGGCGGCGCCGCAAACGTCCATCCCCCTGGCGGACGCGCGGAGCCGGGCCTCTATTCTGTTCGACCCAAAGGAGGCCGCCACCAAGGACCGCAGGGCCATCTACGACATTGGAGTGGCGGGATTGCAGGAGCTTACCGAGCTGAACCCAGCCTTCAAGGAGTTCCACCTCACCCTGTTCGACGAAGCCACCCTGACTCTGGAACGGGCCGTGGAGCTGCCGGAGGTGAATAAGATGTTGGACACAGCGATTGGCAAGTTCTTGAGGCTACTGTCGCCCTACCTGTTGCTGCGCCCCGCCCACATGGCCTTTGAGTGGCTGCTGCGGCGCTTCCAGGTACACGAGTACAATCGCCGGGCGGTTATGGGCCTCATCCTTCCCTACCACGAGACCAAGGTGTTTGTCGAGGTCCTGAAGACTATGCGCATCCGTACCACAGACGCCGACTGGGCCTGGCTGCGCCGCCTTCAACGCCCTGGAGCCCCACTCGCCAAGTCAGCCATCGTCAACCGGGCGGCCAACAATCCGGCCTTCCTCGGATTCATCTGCAAGACCACCCAGAAGTCGGTCAAGGAGCTGGGTCCTCGGGCCTACCAGTTGCAGGCCCAGATCAACTTTTACGCCACTGTGGTGGTGGGCGCTTTGCAGACTGCCCAGCCCCTGCAGGACTGGCACGTAACCACTATTCTGGAGTCGCTGCTCAAGAGCCTCGTGTCGGACAACGTGGACTTCATGGCTGCCGCCTATGTGATCGTGGCCCAGCTGGTTTCCCGCACCAAGCTCAAGAGCAAGGTTTGCAATGCCTTGTTGGAGCGCGTTGGAAACTGTCCCTTTGAGCGCCTTCAAAACGAGTcactgcttctgcttctgtgCATCTACGGAAAGCAGCAGCACGCTGTGCCGCACTTCACGCCCGGCACCATTCTGAACTTGGTGGGCCAAAAATGGCTCATCCCGGCGTTGACATCGCTTGCCAAGGGCAACATCGCAATCCAGTCGATCTGCATTCCGCTCATGACGGGCGCCGTGGCAGCCATTCGAGAGGACGATCCCGCTTCTGTCACGCACAAACAGTTCCTGGATAACTTGCTGTCCGAGGTGCCTTTGGCTACTCCCTGTGCCCAACAATTGATCAA TTGCTTTTTGGATTGTTTTGTAGCGACGGAGGCCCCTGAGCCCATGGATACTGCGGATTACAATGATGATACCATCATTATAGACTCTGACGATGAAGCCGAAACAGAAAAAACTAGCTTTGATACTTGGTATTCCTCTTATCTGGAGAAACTGGAGCGTCGCTATCCGACGGCGTTCGATTTGTGCGTCAAGGAAGCCCTGAGAGCCAAATCCAAAACCAGTAATCGCCAGCAGGCCTTAAAGATAGCTCTGG GCTTCCGGCTCAACACCTCGGACGAAAAGGCCAAGAGCGCCTACGAGAAGCTATACCATTACAGCTCCGACTGGCGCCTCAATGCCGTCCAGCAGCTATTGAAAAGCTTGAACCTACCCAAGAAGCGGGAGCGCAGCGTAAAGTTGTTGCAAGAATGTCTGCTGGACCGCATCAACGATGACAGTGGTGCAGTGGTTGCTGCACTGCTTGGACTGCCCACAGAAACCATGGTTGAAATATTGGAGCCTCTGGAGTTGGCTAAGACCCTGTGCCGACTAGTGCAACGCGCCCAATCCGAAAAGGATGCGGAATGGCAAGCGGTGGTCCCACTCGCCGTGCATCATCTTACCACCTCCCATGTTAGTGGCCACTACGACTCGAATTTGGTGCTGCTGGCGCTGATGCCACTGCTGTTCCCTGAAAAGTCGCTAACAAAGGCCGAGCACCAGGCTTTGCTGATTGTGCTTGGAAGCGAGTTCGCCGGTAGGGTTTCGTTCCTGGGAGAGCTGAAGGTTACCCAGAACTTTGAAGAGTTTAAGCTCAACGAGCATCGGCAACACTTCCTGGACATAATATCGGGAACTGAGCAGGAGCTGGTCAGTCAGGAAAGAGCTCTACTCCAAAGCATCGAAGATCACGGCGGGGAAGCCTACTTGCAGGACGCCTCCCAACTAACACATCTCCTCTTGTTGCTCACCGCCTACGCCAAGAGAGAACTTCCGGCGAAGGAGAGTCTCCACATGCTTGAGAAGATTTCCCTCTATAGCCCGCGTATCCAGTTTCGTATTGTTAAAGGACACGGCAGTGCTCAAGAGTTCGTTCCGCTGCAGTTGTATCTGGATTTCTTGTTGACCCTTGTGAAGAACACCAAGTGGACGTCTTTGGCTTCCGTACCTTGGACTGAGATCACAGATGAACTGCGTCTGTGCCTTCGGCTCCTGGAAATACATTGCAAGCAGGTGTTCGTGGAACGCAGTGATCAAAGCGAGCACTTGGAGTGGACACGCTCCCTCCAGCAATGTCTTACCCTGATCCTTCCATCGGCCCAAGATCGACTGGATCTGCTCACAAACTTTTACATTTTCGAGCGCTTGCCGGAATTGTGGCCACGGAACTTGGACTACACTGTATTCCGCCTGCAGGGTTTCCTGCTACTGGATGCGGTGCTGTCGAACCAGAAGTCGCAGCTGGACTGCAGCCTTGTCCACGTGCTGCGAGTGGCCAACGCCTGTGGATCGCCACTTCAGACCCTGCGGTTGCAGGCCATCAACACGCTGCAGTTGATGAGCACTCGCAAGCTGGTGGGCCACGTGGAGCAACTGGTGCGATTGTTACTCCAGCGGCGAAGTGAACTTGGCATGGATCACGAGCAGTACGCCTTGATTCTGTACACTATTTTGGAGCCGGAGAACGCGACTGCCAAGGAGAAGTTGGTCCTCTCCAAGCTGAAGCGCGCGGTGCTGGCCCTTGCTTCCGATCCGGAGCAGGCGCCTACCTGCACGGCCGCCCTGCTGACGGCTCTGAAGCACGTCAACAACGAGCACTTCCTCGGGGAACTGCTACCACTGGGCTTGGCATCGCTGAAGAAAATCACCGCCGCCGTGGGCGAGCAACAGTTGAAGCAGCTCCCGTGGCCGCACAGCGACATTTACAAGTCGGTGATGGAGCGCTTCGAGGGGAACGTAGCGCTAAATGTGTTGCTTCAGAAGCCCCTGGCCTGGGAACTCCTAGAGGCCAGCTTCGCCCATCACGATGCCTACATCCAGCTGGAGAAAAAGCTGCAGCCTCTGCCCTGTGTCCTGCTGAACAGTCTCACCCCGGAAACCTTCGAGCGCCTGCAGGCCCAGCACAAGGTGGCTCTGATCAAGCTGATTGTGGAAGCGGCAACGCTCTCGGACAACGACAGCATCTTCCTGGCCAGCCACCGCTTGCTGAAGCGCTGCCGCCTGGAGTGCAAGCCCCTAGTGCCGATCCTAGCGGAGATGGCCGCCAGCAAGGGACTGAAGCCACAGCAAGCGCGCGCGAAGCCAACCAACAAGCGGCGCTCTGGAGGCGAAGCTCTGCAGTTAGATTTGACCAGCTTATCCTGGAAGAAGGGCATGACGCTACTGGAATTGCTGGAGCATAAGAAGCTACTTGTCGGCGCTGAGCTGTTGATTCCGGCACTGTTTGATCTTCTCCAGGGCTGTGTTACGCTGGAGGAACACAGTGCCGCCGAGTACCCCAAGCAGCTGATCCTCACCAGCCTGCTGCACTCATGCCAAATGGCCCAAGCTGCTGGCATTCAGCTGGCCAAGACCCTGCCGGAGTCCAGTTTCCGTATCGAGCTGGTGGTGCAGTGCCTGCGCAACACTCGGAATCCTCAGACCCAACAGCACGCCCTGCTCTTCCTCGCCCACTGCGCTGGCATGTATCCACAGCAGGTCCTTCACAAGATCGTTGAAATCTTCACGTTCGTGGGCTCCACAGTAGCCCGCCACGACGACGCCTTCAGCCTGCACATCATCCACAACGTGGTGGAGTCGATTATCCCCATTTTGCTGCAAACAACGGGCCAGAAGGAACAACTGATCATCCCAGTGCTGAAAGTCTTTGCCGACATTTGCACGGATGTGCCggttcacaggaggctgcctCTCTATGCTACACTGTTCCGGGTTCTAGACCCCAAGGAGCACCTCTGGCAGTTCTTGTGCATCCTGTTCGAAGCACAGGTTATGCTGGAACAAGGTTCCAAAAAGGGTTCCACGGAAAAGTCAAGACTGGACTTTGCTTCCGAGTTGACACTGATGTTCGAGGATCCGGCTGTTGGCCTGCAAACTGCTGTCCGTCTGCTGGATTACCTGGCCAAGCTGCCAGCAAACAAGGGCACTCAGTTGACAGCGGAAGCCAGAAACTCCTCCGTTTTGGACACCGAGCAGAAACTTTTCGATGTGCGGAACAATTCCTTCAAGCAGCTGCGTCATTACAAGTATCTGATCATGGAATTCCTTTCGGgaatcagcagcagcaaggaGTGGCAGGCCAAGATGAAGCGTCCCGACCCCACAGAGCTGTTGCCCCACTACCAAGACTTCATCCTCAATACACTCGCGTACGTGGGTGTGGTCAACGGAGCTATTGTTTCCACTGCAGAGACGCCGTTGCTGCAGAAGTACTGGCGGGTGTTGGCGAACTACGCCCACGATGTCCTGGACAATGCCATCGGACTGTTGGCCCCGGAGCACTTCCTCAGCGTGATCACAGAGCTGTTGCAGCACGACCTGGTCCATGTCCGCATCAAGGTCTTGGAGCTTCTGGTCACCAAGCTCGGTCCCACAAACGATTACTTCCAACAGTCGCCGCCCGACCACTTCGGTGTGCTCTTCGCCCCCCTGGAGTCCATTATTAATGGAATTCTGGAGGGTGGTGCCGCCAATGCCCAGCATGCTCAGCTCCAGCAGACAGCCCTGCACGCCCTGCAGCTCCTGGCCCATCGACATGGTCGGGACTTCATCGACGAATGCCGTTCCCTGCTGGCCACCCTCACCAAGATCACCAAACGGCGCTCCAACGTACCCAAGGCGGTGGTGGGCAATGTGGTGCTCACTCTCGTGGAGATTTGTGCGAGCTTGAAGGCTCATGCACTCGCCCAGTTGCCGAAGTTTGCGCCACAGCTGACGGAACTGCTAAAGGAGCAAGTACACCACATGACTACACAAAAAACGGGTCCCGACTATCTCTGCTCGACCCTCGTGAACG cTCTGCTCAAGCTCTTCAAGGCCCTGCCTCTCTTCTTGGGCCCCTACCTGGTAGACATCATCGGCGCACTGGTGCGTCTGGGAGTGCAATTGGACCACCCTCAACTGCTACAGGATAAACGCGCTCAAGCTCTTAGATCACAACTGGTGGAGGTTTGGAGTGCGGTGGCCCAGGGCGTGGAGGTGCGCATCCTCGTTCCCAGCTGCTCCAAGGCCTATTCCTGCCTGCTGGAACACCAGGCCTACGACGAAGTGGGCCAGTTGATGCAACAGCTGCTGCTACAGTGCATCCGGCACAATGCGACGCAGCAGTTGCTGCCTGTGCAGGATGCCCTTAGCGAACTGTTTCTGCAGGCACTGGAGTTCCGGCTACAAGTGCGTGGACGCGGTGTAGACAGACAAACGGTCTCAGAGGTGGAGGGCGCCATTGCGGAGACCTTTGTGACATGGATTCTTAAGCTGTCGGAGGCCAACTTCCGGCCAATGTACTCCCGGGTGCACAAGTGGGCCCTGGAGAGCAACGAGAAGGAGACGCGGCTCACCTATTTCTTGCTGACCAAACGAATAGCCGAGGCTCTCAAGTCGCTGTTCGTGCTCTTCGCCAGCGAGTTTGTCGACGATTCTTCCCGCCTGCTGGCTGAGCACAACACCCTTCGGGCCGAGTTCTCCGCAGGAGATCGGGAAGATGATGTGGAGCTATTGACCGCCATCCTGGGCACCCTGCACAACGTGTTCCTGCACTGCAGCGAAGACTTCATTAATGAGCACCGTTTCAATGCTCTGATGACGCCGCTGGTCGACCAGCTGGAGAACGACTTGGTCCTGGGCTGcgagcagctgcagcaggcGCTCACGAACTGTATTGCCCAACTGGCTGTGGCCACCAACGATGTGATGTGGAAACAGCTCAACGGCCAGGTGCTCCTGAAAACACGCACCCCAACGCCAGAGGTCCGAATCCTAGCCTTCAACACATGTGTGGCCATTGCGCGCAAGTTGGGCGAAGGCTTTGCTCCACTCCTGCCGGAAACAGTGCCGTTTATTGCGGAACTACTGGAGGACGAGCACCAGCGGGTGGAGAAGAACACGCGCACGGCGGTGCAGGAGCTGGAGTCTATTCTGGGAGAACCAGTG
- the LOC6498239 gene encoding uncharacterized protein LOC6498239 yields MSAYNRRPPLQKVRSFDAELDVSGYTSFRAQHNSTAETPFLLGESEAENENCRNASNTAFLASRGMSTPGGQQEHLWEKQHPPAVPDMRGSPSKEEVSTTPRLQEAHSMPKRRKKHFQSPHSSPKKSKKLLFPQDQPKPKNRFYGGMEHLDIVARLSQTQPALECILRHVSAHTLDVMTQVSQAWKDAVYRSQRAVERLQNHRIKLNLSKENPLVPKRRRHLARANTTTVPLQISNHGNQSNSASLLDSGYSSIHLLASDTGRVLREQKQRVKCPRCGRGSRVFVSEAAREESALSQTLPLRNASITSDERLPLTRFLSLDLGEINSPLQQPAYNFAECTSLVCQFRFCINCLCKSHPGERCLVTELDTPSKLMMPKERLTPPQRSQNRDPKMRRKNSLKRLCF; encoded by the coding sequence ATGAGTGCCTACAACCGTCGACCGCCCTTGCAAAAGGTTCGTAGCTTCGACGCCGAGTTGGACGTGTCCGGATACACGTCCTTCCGGGCGCAACACAACTCCACCGCTGAGACGCCATTTTTGTTGGGGGAAAGCGAAGCCGAGAACGAGAACTGTCGCAATGCCTCGAATACAGCGTTTCTGGCTTCCCGCGGGATGTCCACCCCAGGTGGCCAGCAGGAGCACCTCTGGGAGAAACAACATCCACCCGCTGTACCGGATATGCGGGGCTCCCCATCGAAGGAAGAAGTTTCTACGACGCCGCGCCTCCAGGAGGCACACAGCATGCCCAAGCGTCGCAAGAAGCACTTCCAATCCCCACACAGCAGCCCCAAGAAATCGAAGAAGCTGCTCTTCCCCCAAGACCAGCCGAAGCCAAAGAATCGCTTCTACGGAGGCATGGAACACCTGGACATCGTGGCAAGGCTGTCGCAGACACAGCCAGCGCTGGAGTGCATACTGCGGCATGTGAGTGCCCACACGCTGGACGTGATGACCCAGGTGTCGCAGGCATGGAAGGATGCCGTCTACAGAAGCCAGCGAGCCGTGGAGCGGCTACAGAACCATCGCATCAAACTGAACCTCTCCAAGGAGAATCCGCTCGTGCCCAAGAGGCGGCGTCATCTAGCACGAGCCAATACAACTACTGTGCCATTACAAATCTCGAATCACGGCAATCAGTCCAACAGTGCCTCTCTTCTGGACTCGGGCTACTCTAGCATTCACCTGCTGGCGTCGGACACTGGACGGGTGTTGCGCGAACAGAAGCAGAGGGTCAAGTGCCCACGCTGCGGCCGAGGAAGTCGGGTATTCGTCAGCGAAGCAGCACGCGAGGAATCCGCACTATCCCAGACTTTGCCTCTAAGGAACGCATCCATCACCTCCGATGAGCGGCTGCCGCTGACGCGATTCCTATCCCTGGACCTCGGCGAGATCAACAGTCCCCTGCAGCAGCCGGCGTACAACTTCGCCGAATGCACCAGCCTCGTCTGCCAGTTCCGTTTCTGCATCAACTGCCTGTGCAAGTCCCATCCTGGAGAGCGGTGCTTGGTCACCGAACTGGACACACCCTCCAAGCTGATGATGCCCAAGGAACGACTTACGCCGCCACAGCGCTCCCAAAACCGCGATCCCAAGATGAGAAGAAAGAACTCGCTGAAGCGGCTCTGCTTCTAG